One Aciduliprofundum boonei T469 genomic region harbors:
- the mfnA gene encoding tyrosine decarboxylase MfnA produces the protein MDEKEIEDLLQKYYLKDMHYEDGKILGSMYTKPPEIALKAFFKFYQANLGNPGLYKGTVEIEREVVKFLLRLTSGKDDFFGHVVSGGTEANVIALWAAREMGYKRVLATQDAHFSIRKAANLLKLSLENVEIIKGRMSIEDLERKIKGGDIIVATAGTTPLGFIDPIEEIGKICEMHNCFLHVDAAFGGYVIPFLRELGYTNKKFGFDISAVRTITIDPHKMGMAPYPAGGIVSKENIFEKIEIEAPYLMVGKNEGLLGTRQSGSVAAAYAAQLYFGWDGYREIVKKCMENTNYLVKRAREENFEILEMPEMNIVNIKIKNVGKVKKELYARGWGISTNPKYSSLRIVVMPHVTKEIIDEFLGELKNIKKSYGL, from the coding sequence ATGGATGAAAAAGAAATAGAGGATTTGCTGCAAAAATACTACCTTAAAGATATGCATTATGAAGATGGAAAAATCCTAGGCTCAATGTACACCAAGCCACCAGAAATTGCATTAAAGGCATTTTTCAAATTTTATCAAGCCAATTTGGGAAATCCGGGATTGTACAAAGGCACTGTGGAGATAGAAAGAGAGGTTGTAAAATTCCTGTTGAGATTAACATCTGGCAAAGATGATTTTTTCGGCCATGTGGTAAGTGGAGGCACTGAAGCGAATGTAATAGCCCTCTGGGCTGCAAGGGAGATGGGCTACAAAAGAGTACTTGCTACTCAAGATGCTCATTTCTCAATAAGAAAGGCAGCAAATTTACTTAAATTATCATTGGAAAATGTAGAAATAATAAAGGGAAGAATGAGTATTGAAGACCTTGAGAGAAAAATAAAAGGGGGGGATATAATAGTAGCGACTGCAGGTACAACACCTCTTGGATTTATAGATCCAATCGAGGAAATAGGAAAAATTTGTGAAATGCATAATTGCTTTCTGCATGTGGATGCTGCCTTTGGAGGCTATGTTATACCATTTTTGAGAGAATTGGGGTATACAAATAAAAAATTTGGATTTGATATTTCGGCCGTTAGAACAATTACCATTGACCCCCATAAAATGGGTATGGCACCGTATCCTGCCGGAGGAATTGTGAGCAAAGAGAACATATTTGAGAAAATAGAAATAGAAGCACCATACTTGATGGTGGGAAAGAATGAGGGTTTGCTAGGTACAAGGCAAAGTGGGAGTGTTGCAGCAGCATACGCAGCCCAACTATACTTTGGATGGGATGGATACAGAGAGATAGTAAAGAAATGTATGGAAAATACAAATTACCTTGTAAAAAGGGCAAGAGAGGAGAATTTTGAGATTTTAGAAATGCCTGAAATGAACATAGTAAATATAAAAATTAAGAATGTGGGGAAAGTGAAAAAGGAATTGTATGCAAGGGGATGGGGTATTTCCACAAATCCAAAGTATTCATCATTGAGGATAGTTGTAATGCCCCATGTGACAAAAGAAATTATAGATGAATTTCTAGGTGAGCTTAAAAATATAAAAAAGAGTTATGGGTTATAG
- a CDS encoding thiamine pyrophosphate-dependent enzyme has translation MNYEKEEFFAPGHGMCAGCAAPIIVKWVLKLAGPNTIVVNATGCLEVATTAYPRTSWRVPWLHVAFENAAAAASGIEAAARAKGEKLNIIAFGGDGGTADIGFQALSGMVERGHNVLYVLYDNEAYMNTGIQRSGATPWGAWTTTSKVGSANPIGKLQPKKPVARIIAAHNAKYVATANPAIFNDFKKKVQKALSYEGARFLHVISSCTTGWRHDPSKTVEIMKLASDTGIFPLWEVVDGDLENMRITYKPKKFKPVEEYLKPQGRFRHLLKNPEYVKKLQEQVDAWWAKYGHHYNP, from the coding sequence ATGAATTACGAAAAAGAAGAGTTTTTTGCACCGGGGCACGGAATGTGCGCTGGTTGCGCTGCACCCATAATCGTCAAATGGGTTCTCAAACTTGCTGGTCCTAATACAATAGTAGTTAATGCTACAGGATGTTTGGAAGTTGCAACAACGGCATATCCTCGCACCTCTTGGCGCGTACCTTGGCTCCATGTGGCCTTTGAAAACGCTGCCGCTGCGGCCAGTGGTATTGAAGCAGCTGCCCGTGCAAAGGGTGAGAAATTGAATATAATTGCGTTTGGTGGCGATGGCGGTACTGCGGATATAGGATTCCAAGCACTCAGTGGTATGGTTGAGCGTGGACATAATGTATTGTATGTTCTCTACGATAATGAGGCGTATATGAACACAGGCATACAGAGAAGCGGAGCCACGCCTTGGGGCGCTTGGACAACAACTAGCAAGGTAGGAAGTGCAAATCCAATTGGAAAATTACAGCCTAAAAAACCTGTGGCTAGAATAATAGCAGCCCATAATGCCAAGTATGTCGCCACAGCAAATCCGGCGATATTCAATGATTTCAAGAAGAAAGTACAAAAGGCATTAAGTTACGAGGGTGCAAGATTCTTGCATGTCATATCCTCTTGCACCACTGGATGGAGACATGACCCAAGCAAAACTGTTGAGATAATGAAACTTGCATCCGATACTGGTATATTCCCGCTCTGGGAAGTTGTTGACGGAGACCTTGAGAATATGCGCATAACATACAAGCCAAAGAAATTCAAGCCAGTTGAGGAGTATCTGAAACCGCAGGGGAGATTTAGGCATCTTCTTAAGAATCCAGAGTATGTGAAAAAATTGCAAGAGCAAGTTGATGCTTGGTGGGCCAAGTACGGACATCACTATAACCCATAA
- the porA gene encoding pyruvate synthase subunit PorA produces the protein MKAMIRGNESIAYAFKLARVKVIPAYPITPSTLVPEKISEFLANGEMDAEFVPVESEHSAISAAIGASAHGVRVGTATASQGLALMHEVLFIASGMRLPIVMGIGNRALSAPINIWCDHQDMMAQRDTGWMQFYAESNQEGLDLGIMAFKIAEDERILLPAMVGIDAFVLTHTVEPVEIPEQKDVDDFLGEFVPHYVTLDPEKPATLGAFGFPEYFMEFKYGQWIAMERAKKVIDEVFEEFHNKFGRKYSKVTPEFLEDADIVLVTMGSMTSTTREFVKKLRKEGKKVGLLKLTTFRPFPKEELRALLKDVPVVAVLERNISFGFGGAVYAELAATFANESKKPKIIDFIIGLGGRDITFKSLGEVVEIAEKALKEDVDEVNWVDVNKEAVLKAEGLV, from the coding sequence ATGAAGGCGATGATTAGAGGTAATGAATCAATAGCGTATGCATTCAAGCTTGCTAGAGTGAAAGTAATACCTGCGTATCCCATCACACCTTCTACTTTAGTTCCTGAAAAGATAAGTGAGTTCTTGGCAAATGGAGAGATGGATGCCGAATTTGTACCCGTGGAAAGTGAGCATAGCGCAATCTCCGCTGCCATAGGTGCAAGTGCCCACGGTGTGCGTGTTGGTACTGCTACAGCATCTCAAGGCCTTGCTTTAATGCATGAAGTTCTTTTCATAGCTTCTGGTATGCGCTTGCCCATAGTTATGGGCATAGGAAATAGGGCTTTGAGTGCACCAATAAACATATGGTGCGACCACCAAGATATGATGGCACAGCGTGATACTGGCTGGATGCAGTTCTATGCTGAGAGCAATCAAGAGGGCTTGGATTTGGGTATAATGGCATTTAAGATAGCGGAAGATGAGAGAATCCTACTTCCAGCGATGGTGGGTATCGATGCATTCGTGCTAACTCACACAGTAGAGCCAGTGGAGATTCCAGAACAGAAGGATGTGGACGATTTCTTGGGCGAGTTTGTACCTCATTATGTAACTCTAGACCCGGAGAAACCAGCTACATTGGGAGCATTTGGATTTCCAGAGTACTTTATGGAATTCAAGTATGGGCAGTGGATTGCGATGGAGCGTGCCAAGAAGGTTATAGACGAAGTGTTTGAAGAGTTCCACAACAAATTTGGAAGGAAGTACTCCAAGGTGACTCCAGAATTCTTGGAGGATGCGGATATTGTCCTAGTTACAATGGGTTCCATGACTTCCACAACTAGGGAATTTGTTAAGAAATTGAGAAAAGAAGGTAAGAAGGTGGGATTGCTCAAGCTCACGACATTCAGGCCGTTTCCAAAGGAAGAATTAAGAGCATTGCTAAAGGATGTACCTGTAGTTGCCGTGTTAGAGAGAAACATATCCTTCGGCTTTGGAGGAGCTGTTTATGCCGAGCTAGCCGCCACATTTGCCAATGAGAGCAAGAAGCCAAAAATCATTGATTTCATCATTGGACTTGGAGGAAGAGACATAACATTCAAGTCATTAGGCGAGGTTGTAGAGATTGCAGAGAAGGCATTGAAGGAAGATGTGGATGAGGTTAACTGGGTTGATGTAAATAAGGAAGCTGTGCTTAAAGCGGAGGGATTGGTATGA
- a CDS encoding 4Fe-4S binding protein, with protein MDVITRGAVITDPGNSIENKTGTWRVFKPVINYDKCIRCLICWQFCPEPSILRYDDEETRMKTPAPKEALKKLPVVVIDYDYCKGCGICYNECPVKAIDFVKEEK; from the coding sequence ATGGATGTTATAACCCGAGGAGCTGTAATTACTGATCCAGGTAATTCTATTGAAAATAAAACTGGAACTTGGAGGGTGTTTAAGCCTGTGATAAACTATGATAAATGTATTCGTTGCTTAATTTGCTGGCAATTTTGCCCAGAGCCCTCTATATTGAGGTATGATGACGAAGAAACTAGAATGAAAACACCAGCACCAAAGGAAGCATTAAAGAAATTGCCCGTGGTGGTAATTGATTATGACTACTGCAAGGGTTGTGGAATATGCTATAATGAATGTCCTGTAAAAGCAATAGATTTTGTGAAGGAGGAGAAGTAA
- a CDS encoding pyruvate ferredoxin oxidoreductase subunit gamma — translation MYEVRFHGRGGQGAVTAANILAIAAVKQGFYAQSFPYFGVERRGAPVQAFTRIDDKKIDVRMNVYNPDAVVVLDPSLMDVIDVTEGLKEGGIIVINTAKKPEEFNLGNYKIATVDATRVALEHKLGSMAAPIVNTAILGAYAKAVGNVKIEYVLEAIRENAPAKKEENALAAEDAYKQTVLGW, via the coding sequence ATGTACGAAGTAAGATTCCATGGAAGAGGAGGCCAGGGAGCCGTTACGGCGGCCAATATTCTGGCCATAGCAGCAGTGAAGCAAGGGTTCTACGCTCAATCGTTTCCCTATTTTGGCGTGGAGCGCAGAGGTGCACCTGTACAAGCGTTTACTAGAATTGATGACAAGAAAATCGATGTGAGAATGAATGTGTACAATCCAGATGCTGTTGTGGTGCTTGACCCTTCCCTTATGGATGTCATTGATGTTACCGAGGGCTTGAAGGAGGGGGGAATTATAGTGATTAACACTGCAAAGAAGCCAGAGGAGTTTAATCTTGGAAATTACAAGATTGCAACAGTTGATGCTACAAGAGTCGCTTTGGAACATAAACTTGGCTCCATGGCTGCGCCCATAGTGAATACAGCAATTCTTGGAGCTTATGCCAAAGCAGTTGGAAATGTGAAAATTGAGTATGTGCTTGAGGCAATTCGTGAGAATGCTCCTGCTAAAAAGGAGGAAAACGCTTTAGCGGCGGAAGATGCCTACAAACAAACTGTATTGGGGTGGTAA
- a CDS encoding M20 family metallo-hydrolase, translating to MKMNEIFEKLEEMQQELINFTIEMNRIKAVNPAFGGEGEEKRAEWLEGKLKEICDEVHRYDTVDENGLKRPNLIGIIYGENRERTIWFIGHMDTVPEGDLELWNHDPYDPILKDGKIYGRGTLDDGQAIVSSYFAAKAILSSGYRPKYNIGLAYVADEEAGSRYGAAFLMDKGIFKQNDLVVVPDSGNEDGSFIEIAEKSAAWLKITTIGKQTHASIPHTGINAHKAGMKFALAVDEFLHRKYDARDETFEPPESTFEITKKEKNVDNINTIPGTDIIYFDFRVLPQYNIDDVISDVKEIANEYEDKERVKINVDIVQKSQAAPPTDVNSEIVQKLIKAIKELRGIEARPGGVGGGTVAAFFRRMGVPAVVWMTADEVEHQPNEFCRIKNCIEDAKVFIYLAMN from the coding sequence ATGAAAATGAATGAAATTTTTGAAAAATTGGAAGAGATGCAGCAAGAGCTCATAAACTTCACAATTGAGATGAATAGAATAAAGGCAGTAAATCCAGCATTCGGAGGTGAAGGAGAAGAAAAAAGGGCAGAATGGTTAGAAGGAAAATTGAAAGAAATATGCGATGAAGTGCATCGCTACGATACCGTTGATGAAAATGGGCTGAAAAGGCCAAATTTGATAGGAATAATATATGGAGAGAATAGGGAAAGAACAATATGGTTCATAGGCCACATGGATACTGTGCCAGAAGGGGATTTAGAGCTTTGGAACCATGACCCCTATGACCCAATACTCAAGGATGGAAAGATTTACGGAAGGGGCACCTTAGATGATGGTCAAGCCATAGTTTCTTCTTACTTTGCAGCCAAGGCAATTTTATCCTCAGGGTATAGGCCAAAATACAATATCGGGCTAGCTTATGTGGCTGATGAAGAGGCAGGTAGCAGATACGGTGCGGCATTCTTGATGGACAAGGGAATATTCAAGCAAAATGATTTGGTTGTTGTACCAGATAGCGGAAATGAAGACGGCTCTTTTATAGAAATCGCCGAGAAGAGTGCAGCATGGTTAAAAATCACAACCATAGGAAAGCAAACACACGCCTCCATACCTCACACGGGTATAAATGCCCATAAGGCAGGTATGAAGTTCGCCCTTGCGGTGGATGAATTCTTGCATAGGAAGTATGATGCAAGGGATGAAACATTCGAGCCCCCAGAATCAACATTTGAGATAACAAAGAAGGAGAAGAATGTGGACAATATAAACACAATTCCCGGAACAGATATAATCTACTTTGATTTTCGAGTATTGCCCCAATATAACATAGATGATGTAATTTCAGATGTTAAAGAGATAGCAAATGAGTACGAAGATAAAGAGAGAGTTAAGATAAATGTAGACATTGTGCAGAAATCTCAGGCAGCTCCCCCCACAGATGTGAATAGCGAGATAGTCCAGAAATTAATAAAGGCAATAAAAGAGCTTCGTGGTATTGAGGCAAGACCCGGGGGCGTTGGTGGAGGCACTGTAGCAGCATTTTTCAGAAGAATGGGAGTTCCGGCTGTGGTTTGGATGACAGCAGATGAGGTTGAGCACCAGCCAAACGAATTCTGCCGTATTAAAAATTGCATTGAAGATGCAAAAGTGTTCATCTATCTTGCCATGAATTAA
- a CDS encoding glycosyltransferase family protein yields the protein MKIAFGVCSLGIGHATRSAPIIAKLVEEGHEVVIITYGRAADILKKEFPYLKVYEIPDFPIQYPERAHQFIPYIFMNSNKIARSIFKAHKNFLGLHEEQNFDLIISDSRFDVFHRNVPSFLIIHQLRIMVPLHILRAGILVYNAYISRFFKKILVPDFRENSLSGDMSHNLKIIDGNKIEYIGPLSPFKHRDLPRDIDVLISISGPEPQRTLFERKIMKSIDGLDGNIVITLGKPDEKIRNDDLKIYSYLTMDEREEIMNRSKLIISRSGYSTIMDLYAIGGKAMFVPTPGQPEQEYLARYLERRGIAGYMTQENLDLREIISRAGNYSGFKGKYDTRISVENAIRVITEWS from the coding sequence GTGAAAATAGCATTTGGAGTGTGCTCTCTTGGAATAGGACATGCCACGAGGAGTGCTCCCATAATAGCAAAGCTCGTAGAGGAAGGACATGAAGTGGTAATAATCACCTATGGTAGAGCTGCTGATATATTAAAAAAGGAGTTTCCTTATCTGAAAGTTTACGAAATTCCAGATTTTCCCATTCAATATCCTGAGAGAGCACACCAGTTCATTCCCTACATATTTATGAATTCAAACAAGATTGCAAGATCAATATTTAAAGCCCATAAAAATTTTTTAGGCTTGCATGAGGAACAAAATTTTGATTTAATTATCTCTGACAGCAGATTTGATGTTTTTCATAGAAATGTGCCTTCATTTCTTATAATTCATCAACTTAGAATTATGGTTCCTCTTCACATTTTAAGAGCAGGAATATTGGTGTATAACGCATACATATCCAGATTCTTCAAAAAAATCCTTGTTCCAGATTTCAGAGAGAATTCTTTGAGTGGGGATATGTCCCACAATCTCAAGATAATTGATGGAAATAAAATTGAGTACATAGGCCCGTTGTCTCCATTCAAGCACCGAGATTTACCGAGGGATATAGATGTTTTGATTTCAATATCTGGGCCTGAACCACAGAGAACTCTCTTTGAGAGAAAGATTATGAAAAGTATTGATGGGTTGGATGGAAATATAGTTATAACCCTGGGCAAACCTGATGAGAAAATTAGAAATGATGACTTAAAAATATATTCATATCTAACTATGGATGAGAGAGAAGAAATAATGAATAGAAGTAAGCTTATAATTTCTCGTTCAGGGTACTCTACGATCATGGATTTGTACGCCATAGGTGGAAAAGCCATGTTTGTTCCCACTCCCGGCCAGCCAGAGCAGGAGTATCTGGCAAGGTACTTGGAGCGTAGAGGTATTGCAGGATATATGACACAGGAAAATTTGGATTTGAGAGAAATTATAAGTAGAGCAGGTAATTATAGCGGCTTCAAAGGAAAATATGATACTCGTATCTCAGTTGAAAATGCCATAAGGGTGATCACCGAATGGAGTTAA
- a CDS encoding lysylphosphatidylglycerol synthase transmembrane domain-containing protein has protein sequence MELKKYKKWMIISIVISATSLAIIYMMSATKQAEEIILTIHPLIILVALLFNLFSWMAWALRIKILASALNTKVTYSKAFKIVMVSHFMASVTPSSMGGEPMRIYMLTQDEIAQGDTSVGNATALTLGERLIDFIFFGVTLPILLLLVGLSVDLTGVRYLLIGSGVLLGLLGILTFYIVTHPHKFNKLSKKVNKLLKFFIKDKSKRKRIILKMEQEFGVFSSGIISLFKHKKWHLLATIATTALMWSFGFMIPSIILIGLGLPPIWLLSYTFQMIIVLITMIPISPGGSGLAEFSAYFLYGQQVPKEFLGPLIVVWRILTFYMNLGVGLVYTLHYIAKGK, from the coding sequence ATGGAGTTAAAGAAATACAAAAAATGGATGATTATCTCTATTGTCATTAGCGCCACATCCTTGGCCATCATCTATATGATGAGTGCAACAAAGCAGGCAGAAGAAATAATTTTAACTATTCATCCATTGATAATTTTAGTTGCTTTATTATTTAATCTATTCAGTTGGATGGCTTGGGCTCTGAGAATAAAAATACTGGCCTCCGCTCTAAATACAAAGGTTACATACTCTAAGGCTTTCAAAATTGTTATGGTAAGTCATTTTATGGCATCTGTCACTCCCTCATCCATGGGCGGAGAACCAATGCGAATATATATGCTCACCCAAGACGAAATAGCTCAAGGTGATACCAGTGTGGGAAATGCAACCGCTCTAACCCTTGGAGAAAGACTCATAGATTTCATATTCTTTGGGGTCACTCTTCCAATTCTCTTGCTCTTAGTCGGACTATCCGTGGATTTAACGGGAGTAAGATATCTCTTAATCGGTTCAGGAGTATTACTCGGTTTACTGGGAATATTAACATTCTACATTGTCACACATCCACATAAATTCAATAAGCTTTCTAAAAAAGTCAACAAATTGTTAAAATTCTTTATCAAGGATAAGAGCAAGAGAAAAAGAATAATCCTAAAAATGGAGCAAGAATTTGGAGTTTTTTCATCCGGAATAATAAGCCTATTTAAGCATAAAAAATGGCATCTTTTAGCAACTATTGCTACCACTGCTCTTATGTGGAGCTTTGGATTTATGATTCCTTCCATAATTCTAATAGGTCTTGGACTTCCACCCATATGGCTTTTATCTTACACCTTTCAAATGATTATAGTTCTGATCACAATGATTCCCATATCTCCTGGTGGAAGTGGCCTTGCAGAATTTTCAGCGTATTTTCTCTATGGACAACAGGTACCCAAAGAATTTTTGGGACCCCTAATTGTTGTTTGGAGAATTTTAACATTTTATATGAATTTGGGCGTTGGATTAGTTTACACCCTGCACTACATAGCAAAAGGTAAATAA
- a CDS encoding DUF2070 family protein produces the protein MGQEGEKYMLSLRRHVVATPRYEITIILSIVFIIIASYLISFDIWKTILFFGLPYIIVILLDILIIRFTRIYFPSRRIITLNLVVAISAIVQIAIFQLFYPFEFSLFLAFSSATFLRTLVYYVFMRRKPGLAILTSLNYNIIYAIMLPFVGKNYILPFIVSTTIYTVIALLILKISTVQFIKEFGEDPLWFISSFVNYLSNETKENVHHINRFFESIYDKRKAPVSTLIFWKGEKPKAIFVFPYIHPGPFGNVGGSNLTKKLRDFTGMSNLLVFHTTTTHDNNVANDKDVKKIAEVIKRSLNSQKKYEKMSDIYRFKIDGFEVLTQIFGKYAFISLLPTNNIFDDVDLESGLILRNKLSNIYEDSAIVDAHNNFDEDATPLSLKNKDINRIVERMKNIKADAPIKMGYSQRLIKGDSVGPDGIKVAVFEYKNKKMGYILVDGNNIKKGFRDKVKSSVKELLDDVEIFSTDNHIVNYDILDLNPFGSKDSWEDLIKNIRDAIKDAINNIEDVKVSMHTENVEFIMARRGQLKRMSDITKDALRRVKISIPLLTLGGFFGALLSFIYL, from the coding sequence ATGGGACAAGAAGGAGAAAAATATATGCTCTCTCTTCGAAGACATGTTGTTGCCACCCCAAGATATGAAATAACCATAATTTTATCCATAGTGTTTATAATTATTGCCTCATATTTGATTTCATTTGACATATGGAAAACGATATTGTTTTTTGGATTACCTTACATTATCGTTATTCTCTTAGACATTCTAATAATAAGATTCACCCGCATATACTTTCCAAGCAGAAGAATTATTACCCTGAATTTAGTTGTGGCCATAAGTGCAATAGTACAAATTGCAATATTCCAGCTATTCTATCCTTTCGAATTTTCCCTATTTCTCGCATTTTCGTCAGCAACATTTCTCAGAACTTTGGTTTATTATGTATTTATGAGAAGAAAGCCCGGGCTGGCCATTTTAACCTCCTTGAACTACAATATAATCTATGCAATTATGCTTCCATTTGTTGGTAAAAATTATATACTCCCATTTATAGTATCAACTACCATCTACACTGTGATAGCACTTCTAATTTTGAAAATCTCAACAGTTCAGTTTATTAAGGAATTTGGAGAAGACCCTCTATGGTTTATATCCTCATTTGTAAATTATCTTTCAAATGAGACAAAAGAAAATGTACATCATATTAACAGATTCTTTGAAAGTATATATGATAAAAGAAAAGCACCCGTATCAACCTTAATTTTCTGGAAAGGTGAAAAACCAAAAGCTATATTTGTATTTCCATACATTCATCCAGGTCCATTTGGAAATGTGGGAGGAAGCAATTTAACAAAAAAACTGAGAGATTTTACAGGGATGAGCAACTTGCTCGTATTTCACACAACAACCACTCATGATAATAATGTGGCAAATGATAAAGATGTTAAAAAAATTGCAGAGGTAATAAAGAGATCCCTGAATTCTCAGAAGAAGTACGAAAAAATGAGTGATATTTATAGATTTAAAATCGATGGATTCGAAGTTCTAACTCAAATATTCGGAAAATATGCATTTATATCTCTTCTACCTACAAACAATATTTTTGATGATGTTGATCTTGAAAGCGGCTTAATTTTAAGAAACAAGCTATCTAATATATACGAGGATTCTGCCATTGTGGATGCTCATAACAATTTTGACGAAGATGCTACCCCATTAAGTTTAAAAAACAAAGATATAAACAGAATTGTAGAAAGAATGAAAAATATAAAAGCTGATGCCCCGATAAAGATGGGATATTCTCAGAGATTAATAAAAGGCGATAGTGTAGGTCCAGATGGGATTAAGGTTGCAGTGTTTGAATACAAAAACAAAAAAATGGGGTACATACTGGTTGACGGAAATAACATAAAAAAAGGATTTAGAGATAAGGTGAAGAGTTCAGTTAAGGAGCTTTTAGACGATGTTGAGATCTTCTCCACTGACAATCACATTGTGAACTACGACATTTTAGATTTGAATCCATTTGGGAGCAAAGATTCTTGGGAAGATTTAATAAAAAACATAAGAGATGCAATTAAAGATGCCATAAACAACATAGAAGATGTGAAAGTTAGTATGCATACCGAAAATGTTGAATTTATAATGGCCAGAAGGGGACAGCTTAAAAGGATGAGTGATATAACAAAGGATGCCCTTAGAAGAGTTAAAATCTCGATACCTCTCTTAACATTGGGAGGCTTTTTTGGTGCGTTGTTATCATTTATCTATCTCTGA
- a CDS encoding DUF72 domain-containing protein — MLHVGTCGFPVARKKYSQEFKVVEIQKTFYTPIKEETAKRWRDDMPRDFEFTMKAPQTITHPTSSPTYRRYKGKNGDFGFFKNNEDVMSSWEQARKIGKILRAKIIIFQSPASFKEDKNNIKNIYNFFNSIERDFIFGWEPRGKWGEASIKKICSDLNLIHIVDPFKNKKLWGDFGYYRLHGIGGYKYIYSHSDLEFLIKIVKNGDYVMFNNTNMWEDAKKFKLLLSEKQLHNVHYQ, encoded by the coding sequence ATGCTTCATGTAGGCACTTGCGGCTTTCCTGTTGCCCGAAAGAAATACTCACAGGAATTTAAGGTTGTGGAAATTCAAAAAACATTCTACACCCCAATTAAAGAAGAGACTGCAAAAAGATGGAGAGATGATATGCCCAGAGATTTTGAATTCACTATGAAAGCACCACAAACTATAACACATCCCACCAGTAGTCCCACATATAGAAGATATAAAGGAAAAAATGGAGATTTTGGATTTTTCAAAAATAATGAAGATGTTATGAGTTCCTGGGAACAGGCGAGGAAGATAGGAAAGATTTTGAGAGCCAAGATAATCATATTCCAATCCCCCGCCAGTTTTAAAGAGGATAAAAACAATATAAAAAATATTTACAATTTTTTCAATAGCATAGAAAGAGATTTTATTTTCGGATGGGAGCCAAGGGGTAAATGGGGAGAGGCGAGCATCAAGAAAATATGTAGTGATCTAAATTTGATCCATATAGTTGACCCATTTAAAAATAAAAAACTCTGGGGAGATTTTGGATACTATCGGTTGCACGGTATTGGAGGATACAAATACATATACTCACACTCGGATTTGGAATTTTTAATTAAGATAGTTAAAAATGGTGATTATGTTATGTTCAACAATACCAATATGTGGGAAGATGCAAAAAAATTCAAACTTCTACTTTCAGAAAAGCAGCTTCATAATGTGCATTATCAATAG